Proteins encoded together in one Telopea speciosissima isolate NSW1024214 ecotype Mountain lineage chromosome 6, Tspe_v1, whole genome shotgun sequence window:
- the LOC122665010 gene encoding non-specific lipid transfer protein GPI-anchored 10, whose translation MASSSVVLLFLISLPLAFIHGEFFDALTSSPSMVDCDNSHLLPLAPCAPFVQGFDSSPLQICCDNLHDLYLQQPNCLCILLNDTAMSSFPINKTLALELPPLCSLQLNYSICPGFVEPPSPRSPESPVSEGTTSNPSTAASPVVASPPPKSTMGVLFSRSSGEKLKINKGSSMLLVATTLLLIRSSSLFYS comes from the exons atggcttcttcttctgtggtgCTTCTGTTTCTTATTTCACTTCCTTTGGCATTTATCCATGGTGAATTTTTCGACGCTTTAACATCAAGCCCAAGCATGGTGGATTGTGATAATTCTCATCTGCTACCACTTGCCCCTTGTGCACCTTTCGTGCAGGGATTTGATTCTTCACCGCTTCAGATTTGCTGTGATAACCTCCATGATCTCTACCTTCAACAGCCAAACTGCCTCTGTATCTTGCTTAATGACACTGCCATGAGCTCCTTTCCCATTAACAAGACGCTTGCACTGGAGCTGCCACCTCTTTGCAGCCTTCAACTCAACTACTCCATCTGCCCAG GGTTTGTTGAGCCTCCGAGTCCCAGATCTCCTGAGTCTCCAGTTTCCGAAGGAACCACTTCCAATCCGTCTACTGCTG CTTCTCCAGTGGTTGCATCGCCACCACCGAAGTCTACCATGGGCGTTCTGTTTTCACGGAGTAGTGGtgaaaagttgaaaatcaaTAAGGGAAGCTCAATGTTGCTGGTTGCCACAACTCTTCTGCTCATACGAAGTTCCAGTCTTTTCTACTCATAA